GTGCGGGTGGGCTTTGGGGTGGATGGCCACGCCTCCAACGACAGCTCGAACCTCGCCGAGTGCATCCGCCTTGCCTACCTGCTCCAGTGCCTGAAGGCCAGTGAGCGCCAGCATCCGGTGCCAGCTCCCTATGACTTTCTGCGCATGGCCACCCAGGGTGGTGCGGATTGCCTCAACCGGCCTGATCTCGGCGCCCTCGCCGTGGGCAGGGCTGCGGATTTCTTTGCCGTCGATCTGAACCGGATCGAATACATCGGCGCCAACCACGATCCACGGAGCCTGCCCGCGAAAGTGGGTTTTTCCGGCCCCGTGGACATGACCGTGATCAACGGCAAGGTGGTGTGGCGCAACGGTGAATTTCCGGGCCTTGATGAAATGGAGCTGGCCCGGGCTGCGGACGGGGTGTTTCGCCGGGTGATTTACGGCGATCCTTTGGTGGCAGCCCTTCGACGGGGCACCGGTGTCACACCATGCTGAGGCCGGTGATGAGTTTCTTGAGCAAAAGGTTTATTGCCTCGGGTCTACCATAACCCCCGTAGAGTGCCATGGATGCATAGTAGTGGGTGATGAAATAGGCGACCAGATCCCGGTCCACCGGCGCGCCTTTTTGCTGTTCGGCAATGTCGAAATACGGCCCCAGAACTTTTTTGTACATGTCGACCCGGGCATCGAAACTGATAAGGCTCAATTTTTTCAGGTAGCTGGTATTGGCGGCGCTGAGCTTCTGGGCAAGGTCACTGGTAAAGAAGTGGTGCAGGTAATCTGTCACCACATCCAGCCGGTTTTCCGCCGAAGGGTTTGCCTCTATGGCATTTTGCAGGCCCGATTCAAATTCGCTTCTGATCTTTAAATAGATGCTGGTCAGGATTTCTTCGACAGTGCTGAAGTGGCGGTACAGGGAAGTTCTGGAAATGTTTGCCAGCTTGTAGATCTCGGTCATGGTGATGCCGCTTTCACCCTGTCGCAGGGTGAGTTCAAGTGCCGCAGCAATGATTCTTTTCCGGGTTTCAAGAGCTCTGGTGCCTGGTTCTTTGGTCATGTCATACCGTCAATAATTCAGAAGAGCGCAATGTTCGAGCTTGACTGTTCGAGCTTGACTATTCGAGTTTCAATGTTCGGCCTGGCGAGCCAGGCATGGGCAGCCCTGATCATGGAGAGCTCTCGATAACTCGATAATGCGCAGCTCTCGATGATAACCAGCTCTCGATGATAACTAGCTCTCGATGATAGGCAGCTCCCGATCTGCATGGCAATGGTTGCGATGCACCGGATCTTGCTACGGGACAGGGATGTTTTCACTGGCGGAGGTCTTGCAATACCAATCCGTTGCAAGACCAATCTCCTTGCAAGACCAACCCCGGTGATGGCGAGGGATTATCCGGTAACTGCGGTCACAAAGCCAAGGCCCACAGTCACAACGCCTCGGCTCATAGCGGCGGCAGCAGTACGTAGTAGGCGCCGAGCACCACGGCAAGACCGTAGGCGATGGGGTGTACCTGGCGGGCGCGGCCGGTGATCACCATGGCGATGGCGTAGACGATCAGCCCTATGGCCATGCCATCGCTGATGGAGGTAACCGCCATCAGGATCAGGGTCAGGGTGGCAGCGCCGCCGGTGATGACATCGGAAAAATCGATGCGCGCCACTTCCACGAACATCAAGAGGCCAATGAACACCAGTGCCGGGGCCGAGGCCTCGGCGGGAATGATAAGAATCAGCGGGTTCAGATACAGGGCCAGGAAAAAGAACAGGCCCACGAAAATGGCGACAAGGCCGGTGCGCCCGCCACTTTCGATACCGGCGGCGGATTCGCCGAAACAGATGGCGGTGGAGGTGCCCGCCAGGGAGGCGCCGATGGCGGCCATGGCATCCGCCGACAGGGCCTCGGTCGGCTTCAGCATCGCGCCCTGGTCATCGACAAGACCGGCCCGCTGGCACAGGGCGTTCATGGCCGCGAGGGAGCTGAACAGGTCCATGAACACCAGGGACAGCATGGCTGGCAGGGCAATGCCGAGATGCGACCACAGATAGCCAAAATCGAGCGCCAGCCACAGGTCACCAAAGCCTGTCGGCTGGGCCAGGGCGGCGCTCGGCATCGGAGTCAGGGAACCTGTGGCTGTGGGGATAAAAAAGCCGATGGCGGTGAGCAGTATGATGGTGAGAATGATCGCCCCGGGCACCCGCCGGGCCATGAGTCCCATGACAATCGGGATGCCGGACAGCGCCAGCAGCACCGTGGGTGCCGTGACCACGCCGATCTGCACCAGGGAGGGGGCCGGGGCCGCCACCACAATGCCCGCCGTTTTGAGGCCGATGAACATGATGAAAAGACCGATGCCCGCCGTCAGCGCCCGGCGCAGGGCATCGGGGAAGGCATCGAGCAGCAGCCGCCGGATGCCGGTGAGGGTGAGGACAAGAAACACCACCCCGCTCCAGAACACCAGCCCCAGCGCGCCCTGCCAGGGCACGCCAAGGCCCAGAATGAGGGTGTAGGCCACCAGTCCATTGGCGCCCATGCCGGGCGCCACGGCGATGGGCAGATTGGCCATGAGCCCCATCAGAATGGAAAAAACCCCCGCCACCACGGCGGTGATGGTGAGCACCTGGGCTCTGTCCATGCCGGCATCGGACATGATCAGTGGATGCACCACCAGGATGTAGGACATGGTGGCAAAGGTGGTCACCGCCGCCAGCAACTCCCGCTGCACGGTAGTGCCCCGGGAACTCAGTTCGAAAAAGCGGTCCACCCGCTCCATCGGGGTAGGCATGGGGGTAGGGGTGCAGTCGGGCGCGGCGGTATCAGCAGACTTGTTCAAGGGCAGCCTCGGGAGCAGTGGCAGCAGCGGATGGTTTTGAAAACCTGTCCAAATGGTCTGCAAATTGCGTACCGACGGCTGTTGTTCCGCTTTGATCTGTGCCAGGACAAGGGTTTGTGCACATTGTTCAGACTGTGATTGTCTGACCTGTTGTAAAGGATCAGACGCCAGACGTTGCACGTTAGACGCTGCACGTCAGACGTCAGACGCAACCGCAGTGCACCGGGCCTCGGCAGGATGCTCTTGCATTCGTGTTGCGTGTTCACGTCAGACGTCAGAACTGCCATGGCCCATGCACAACAGTGCTGAAGGGTTCACGGATAGGAAATTCAACCGCATGAGGCCAAGTATGGCACGAGTTTTGGGCCTCGAAACACGTTCGGCCAAGGAAGGTTGAGCGCTCGCTTGCCGCTCAATGGCAAGAGCTTGGGAGGCAGTATGCATTTGGGCCTGGCGCGCGTGCAGCTGCTTCCCCGCAGCGATGGATACCGCCGCTTCACTGGGTCACCAATTGACGCGCTGGTCTACCTCGTCGGGTTGAGCTGCCAGATCCCAATCCGGCTCGCCTTGCGCACCATCATCCACCGGCGCGTCGCAGCCCTCCCACAGCGGTGGCCCGCGTGCCGGGGTGATGTGCGGGGGGGCAGACTCCACCCCGATGTGGTTCAGGATGTGGCGGATTTCGGCGCTGTGGGTGATGAAGGCAATGATGCGCATCTGCCCACCGCACATGGGGCACAGCAGCGGAAATGCCTCGTAGATGCGGGCAATCAGCACCGCCCACAAGTAATGCGCCGCTCGCTTCGGGCGTGCTTCAGGTTCGGGTGTGGGTGTGGCCGCGTTGCCCGGCGCCGCCACCCCAGGTACGCCCGCGCCAGGTTGTGCAGTCTCCACCGTGGCTGGTTGCGACGCAGCAGGCTGGGCCAGCGCCGTTACCGCCGCTCTCAGCGGCGAGTTTGGTGCCAGCACACCAAAGTAGCGGTGCCGGTGGGTGCGTGGCGGTGGCACCAGCGCGGCGATGCGGTCGATCAGTTCCAGCGGTGTGAGGTGCAGCTCATCTGCCTTGGCACCACGCTTGTCACTGGTGGGCTCGCTGCGCTGTTTGGCACAGCGGTACACCAGTTTGCTTCCCTCTTTGCGTAGGCGCTCCATGGAAAACGGTGGACGCGCGCAATAGCGCAGCAGCCGCTCCAGCGCAGCGCGGTCGTGGGCTTCGATGCAGACACCGGCGTCCACCGAGAAGCCGCTGTGTTTGTAGCCCAGCATGTCTTTGGCGTCACAGTTCTCCAGCAGGCCCCGAGCAACGAAGGCGCGCAGGATGCGTTTTTGCAGTGTGGTCTGCACTGGGGCCACGGTAGCCGCATCGATGCCGGTGGCCGCGTGAAAGATGACACCCGGCGATGAGATTCGAGGGGTCGCATCAGCATCGCCCTCGCCCTCCACTTCCTCAAACACCCCGTCCACCACACAAACGTGGAAGTGGACGTGTTCATTGAGGCTGGAGCCGAATCGGTGAATGAAGGCGATGGCACCGATGTGCAGGCCTGCCTTGTCCATATGGGCCGCACCGGGGCTGTGGGTCTGCAGAGTTTGTGCGATCACCCGCAGAAAGATGCGCAGCACCATGCTCAGCACCGCTCCGTCGCGTTGCATGAAGTACCGCAACCTCTTGGGCACGGAGAGCACCCACTGGCGCACCGGCAGGCGGGGGAATACGTGATCGTTCAGGTGCGCTGCTGTCTCCACCATGCGCCGGGTGGTGCACGAGGGGCAGACTCCCCGGCCTTTGCAGGAGAAGGCTACAAAGTAGTCGTGCCCACAGTCGCCGCAGCGAGCGCGGGCAAAGCCATGGGCAAAGATGCCGCACTCAAGATACTTGGCAAACGCTTTGCGCACGAAGGGCTT
This sequence is a window from Paenarthrobacter aurescens TC1. Protein-coding genes within it:
- a CDS encoding ISPps1, transposase (identified by match to protein family HMM PF04986), giving the protein MSATSKPKLYNPRHPERTLLYQTVAEHYETWLELASAGQFDGQGDHHTPKPFVRKAFAKYLECGIFAHGFARARCGDCGHDYFVAFSCKGRGVCPSCTTRRMVETAAHLNDHVFPRLPVRQWVLSVPKRLRYFMQRDGAVLSMVLRIFLRVIAQTLQTHSPGAAHMDKAGLHIGAIAFIHRFGSSLNEHVHFHVCVVDGVFEEVEGEGDADATPRISSPGVIFHAATGIDAATVAPVQTTLQKRILRAFVARGLLENCDAKDMLGYKHSGFSVDAGVCIEAHDRAALERLLRYCARPPFSMERLRKEGSKLVYRCAKQRSEPTSDKRGAKADELHLTPLELIDRIAALVPPPRTHRHRYFGVLAPNSPLRAAVTALAQPAASQPATVETAQPGAGVPGVAAPGNAATPTPEPEARPKRAAHYLWAVLIARIYEAFPLLCPMCGGQMRIIAFITHSAEIRHILNHIGVESAPPHITPARGPPLWEGCDAPVDDGAQGEPDWDLAAQPDEVDQRVNW
- a CDS encoding hypothetical protein (identified by Glimmer2; putative); this encodes MHTASQALAIERQASAQPSLAERVSRPKTRAILGLMRLNFLSVNPSALLCMGHGSSDV
- a CDS encoding hypothetical protein (identified by Glimmer2; putative), with the translated sequence MVLQRIGIARPPPVKTSLSRSKIRCIATIAMQIGSCLSSRASYHRELVIIESCALSSYRELSMIRAAHAWLARPNIETRIVKLEQSSSNIALF
- a CDS encoding putative Xanthine/uracil permease family protein (identified by match to protein family HMM PF00860; match to protein family HMM PF00916), which translates into the protein MQRLASDPLQQVRQSQSEQCAQTLVLAQIKAEQQPSVRNLQTIWTGFQNHPLLPLLPRLPLNKSADTAAPDCTPTPMPTPMERVDRFFELSSRGTTVQRELLAAVTTFATMSYILVVHPLIMSDAGMDRAQVLTITAVVAGVFSILMGLMANLPIAVAPGMGANGLVAYTLILGLGVPWQGALGLVFWSGVVFLVLTLTGIRRLLLDAFPDALRRALTAGIGLFIMFIGLKTAGIVVAAPAPSLVQIGVVTAPTVLLALSGIPIVMGLMARRVPGAIILTIILLTAIGFFIPTATGSLTPMPSAALAQPTGFGDLWLALDFGYLWSHLGIALPAMLSLVFMDLFSSLAAMNALCQRAGLVDDQGAMLKPTEALSADAMAAIGASLAGTSTAICFGESAAGIESGGRTGLVAIFVGLFFFLALYLNPLILIIPAEASAPALVFIGLLMFVEVARIDFSDVITGGAATLTLILMAVTSISDGMAIGLIVYAIAMVITGRARQVHPIAYGLAVVLGAYYVLLPPL
- a CDS encoding putative Transcriptional regulator, TetR family (identified by match to protein family HMM PF00440), whose translation is MTKEPGTRALETRKRIIAAALELTLRQGESGITMTEIYKLANISRTSLYRHFSTVEEILTSIYLKIRSEFESGLQNAIEANPSAENRLDVVTDYLHHFFTSDLAQKLSAANTSYLKKLSLISFDARVDMYKKVLGPYFDIAEQQKGAPVDRDLVAYFITHYYASMALYGGYGRPEAINLLLKKLITGLSMV